Genomic DNA from Campylobacter concisus:
ATGTTACTCTCTGCATCGCTTACTTGAAGGCTTGCCTTTGCGCTAACGTTTGGTAAATTTTCTTCTATCTGAAACGCGATCGATCCTGCGTAGGCTGAGCAGTACCATTTGTCGTACTCTGCGCTATCAAGATTGTCTAAATTTCTTCTTGCTTTTAGTGACAGGTCGTTTTCTGGGATCGTCATGGCTGAGACTTCAGCCTTTGTATATAAGCCAGCGTGACCTGAAAGATCTCCAGCAAGCTTTAATGAGCCAACTAGCTTATGCGTCTCGTCACTAGCTCCTTTTAAAATTCCAACTATTTTAACCTCTCTTGTACCATTTTTGCCCACAAGGCTAAGCTCGTCGCCAACCTTTAAATTTTTAGCCTTAGAAAGTTCTTCGCCAACTAAAATTTCATCCATACTTTCATCTTTTGGCCAAACACCCTCAACGCCCCAAAATCCATACAAGCTCTTAACGCCTGTGCTAAATTCTGGCTCATCTTTTAGACCGATATTTTTATCAAAATAGGTTCCTTCAAAGGCAAATTCAATTCCTTTTTCATCTTTAACTTTTGCTTCTAAAAACGGCGCAAAAGCAACGATATTGTTTCTCCAAAAGATCTCTTTTATCTTGTAGATATCAGCCTCTGGGAGTAAATTTTGTGATTTTAGTGGAGTGAAATTTTTACCCTCGATCTCGATGCTTAAACTCTCACCGCGCGGTAAAACAACGATATTTGAGCCATATCCTCTAAGCTCGGTTGCTACTTGATCGCCGATTTTTAGCGTGATATTTAGCATGCAAGCTATCAAAAGAGCAGCTAGCAAGATAGTGATAAAGGCCATCGTCTTTTGCACC
This window encodes:
- a CDS encoding ABC transporter permease, producing the protein MKNMQLRMIKSSITGSKVQKTMAFITILLAALLIACMLNITLKIGDQVATELRGYGSNIVVLPRGESLSIEIEGKNFTPLKSQNLLPEADIYKIKEIFWRNNIVAFAPFLEAKVKDEKGIEFAFEGTYFDKNIGLKDEPEFSTGVKSLYGFWGVEGVWPKDESMDEILVGEELSKAKNLKVGDELSLVGKNGTREVKIVGILKGASDETHKLVGSLKLAGDLSGHAGLYTKAEVSAMTIPENDLSLKARRNLDNLDSAEYDKWYCSAYAGSIAFQIEENLPNVSAKASLQVSDAESNIVKKIQSLMGIVSIIALVVSAIGITSLMTSEIYRRKKEIGLLKAIGASNFEIYALFASESLVVAFFAGITGAFLGYALSYVMSYIIFSHGIGIAWIVLPISVAFALLISVVGSLMPMRNVINLLPAEVLYDRK